A single Leptospira barantonii DNA region contains:
- a CDS encoding STAS domain-containing protein, with product MSDEFKIFVDLTVSVPIIHIEGEITSEADEEIVGKYESIPVEKRNRVILNFQGTSYINSAGIATLISLITRASETKGKIEFAGLNEHFRKVMDIVGLTDFVLIHNSLQEALK from the coding sequence ATGTCCGACGAGTTCAAAATTTTCGTAGATCTCACCGTTTCCGTTCCCATTATTCATATCGAAGGAGAAATCACTTCGGAAGCAGATGAGGAGATCGTTGGTAAATACGAATCCATTCCCGTTGAAAAAAGAAACAGAGTGATCCTGAACTTTCAGGGAACTTCCTACATAAATTCGGCCGGGATCGCTACTTTAATCAGCCTGATCACCAGAGCCTCCGAAACGAAGGGCAAGATCGAATTCGCCGGTCTGAACGAACATTTCAGAAAGGTAATGGACATCGTCGGATTAACCGATTTCGTCTTAATCCACAATTCTCTTCAAGAAGCTCTTAAGTAA
- the kdsB gene encoding 3-deoxy-manno-octulosonate cytidylyltransferase — MRKILGVIPARYASSRFPGKPLVKIGDKTMIEWTYRNASRSTTLSELVVATDDERIHKVVLKFGGKSVMTSADHPSGTDRIIEVAEKFPDYSVIVNIQGDEPGIEPELVDGVASLKASHPEWTMSTAAVPLLEISHGTDPNRVKVIMDQNGKAIYFSRSLIPSQFKVTVPLYRHLGIYGYDRDFLLKYNSLPKSALEESESLEQLRAIEAGYGIGVYVAKEAGLSVDTPADLEIVIEDFKKRKWIT, encoded by the coding sequence ATGAGAAAAATTCTTGGAGTGATCCCGGCACGTTATGCGAGCTCTCGCTTTCCGGGAAAACCTCTCGTAAAAATCGGGGATAAAACGATGATCGAGTGGACGTACCGGAATGCCTCCCGGTCGACCACTCTTTCCGAGTTGGTCGTCGCAACCGACGACGAAAGAATTCACAAAGTCGTATTAAAATTCGGCGGCAAGAGCGTGATGACGAGCGCGGATCATCCTTCCGGAACCGATCGTATCATTGAAGTCGCCGAAAAATTTCCCGATTATTCCGTGATCGTAAACATCCAAGGAGACGAACCCGGAATCGAACCGGAACTCGTGGACGGGGTCGCGAGTTTAAAAGCGTCTCATCCGGAATGGACGATGAGCACCGCGGCCGTTCCTTTATTAGAAATTTCTCATGGAACCGATCCCAATCGCGTAAAGGTCATCATGGATCAAAACGGAAAGGCGATCTATTTTTCCAGATCCTTGATCCCGAGTCAGTTTAAGGTCACGGTTCCCTTGTATCGACATCTGGGAATTTACGGATACGACCGTGATTTTTTGTTGAAGTACAATTCTCTACCGAAAAGCGCATTGGAAGAATCCGAATCGCTGGAACAATTGCGTGCGATCGAAGCCGGTTACGGAATCGGAGTTTACGTTGCGAAGGAAGCTGGGTTGTCCGTGGACACGCCGGCGGATCTGGAAATCGTAATCGAGGATTTTAAAAAACGGAAGTGGATTACTTAA